The DNA region GAGGTGCGGCAGCAGGCCGAGGGGCTGGAGGTGATCTATGCGGTCCACCGCCCCGATGGCGAGCGGCTTGCCCTGGTGCGCGACCGGGCGCTGGCCTTTGCCCTGGCGCGGCAGAACGATCTGGCGCCGGTGAACGTGCATTGATTCAGGTTCTTGCGCGACGGAGATGCGCCGGTGCAGCGTTGCACCGGTGGGCGTGCCCGACACGCCTGTCGCATGGGAGCGCAAGATGGCTGAGAAGTCAGGATATTCAGGGCTGCAGATCGGGTTGCATTGGCTGATTGCCGGGCT from Neotabrizicola shimadae includes:
- a CDS encoding DUF1150 family protein codes for the protein MDVKYEGLPQAGEPIVYVRPVKVADLPDEVRQQAEGLEVIYAVHRPDGERLALVRDRALAFALARQNDLAPVNVH